One genomic region from Dehalobacter restrictus DSM 9455 encodes:
- a CDS encoding chemotaxis protein — MQDDKGILLESGTNEFEIIEFTVDGKFYGINVAKVREIINNVKVTHLVGSHPYIEGLFTLRNKIIPLVDLTRCLTGVKQVTDNQQIIVCEINGEMISFRVDEVTRIYRVSWTQMEPLSDIAGSDFAVGVVKLEEKIIVLIDFEKIISEIDPTMNKRLSTIPAVAEEMDGLRKTKTILIAEDSRVLRELLIRTLSAAGYHVIPNDNGLEAWDSLNKMIADGSSIEDKVQLVITDIEMPQMDGHHLIKKIKEDDKLKELPVIIFSSMISEELKRKGQSLGAYAQITKPEIEQLIVLVDKILLS, encoded by the coding sequence ATGCAGGATGATAAAGGAATTTTGCTGGAATCCGGAACCAATGAGTTTGAAATTATCGAGTTTACCGTAGACGGGAAATTCTATGGGATTAACGTCGCCAAAGTAAGGGAAATTATCAACAATGTCAAGGTGACACACCTGGTAGGTTCACATCCATATATAGAGGGACTATTTACTTTACGGAATAAGATCATTCCGCTTGTTGATCTGACGCGATGCCTAACCGGCGTTAAGCAGGTCACAGATAACCAGCAGATCATTGTTTGTGAAATCAATGGTGAAATGATCAGCTTCAGAGTTGATGAAGTCACGAGGATCTACCGCGTATCCTGGACCCAGATGGAACCTTTGTCGGATATTGCCGGTTCGGACTTTGCAGTCGGTGTCGTTAAGCTGGAAGAAAAAATCATCGTTCTGATCGATTTCGAAAAGATTATTTCTGAGATTGATCCGACCATGAACAAAAGATTATCAACGATACCCGCGGTAGCTGAAGAAATGGACGGCCTCAGAAAGACAAAAACAATATTAATCGCAGAGGATTCCCGCGTTCTTCGGGAACTACTAATCAGAACACTTAGCGCTGCAGGTTATCATGTGATTCCCAACGATAATGGTCTGGAAGCATGGGATAGTCTGAACAAAATGATTGCTGACGGCAGTTCGATCGAGGATAAAGTGCAGCTGGTCATTACAGACATTGAAATGCCCCAAATGGATGGTCATCATCTGATCAAAAAAATAAAAGAGGATGACAAACTTAAAGAGCTGCCCGTCATTATCTTCTCCTCGATGATCAGTGAAGAGCTAAAAAGGAAAGGGCAGTCGCTCGGCGCCTATGCCCAAATCACGAAGCCAGAAATCGAACAATTGATCGTGTTAGTTGATAAAATACTGCTTTCTTAA
- a CDS encoding DEAD/DEAH box helicase has protein sequence MHQVSFDQYPLSPEILKALQLLNYDKPTNVQKQVIPLFLAQKDVIVKSQTGSGKTAAFAIPLCQMVDWEENKPQALIITPTRELAIQVKEDLFHIGRFKRLKIAAVYGKSPFYYQEKELKQKTHIVVGTPGRLIDHFQKGTLDTSCIKYLVIDEADELMNMGFLEQTETILGSLSADRVTALLSATMPSDVRTLCDHYLREPVYVETQEETSAAERISQERYLIARQDKIKLLKDLSVTENPDSCLIFCNTKHQVDEVYAELKLLDYPCAKIHGGMEQGHRLSVMDDFKRGYFRYLIATDVAARGIDIEDISLVINFDLPQEKESYVHRIGRTGRLNKNGKAISFVTKEDDIYLQDIQKYVGQEIPLKQRPSQDTVRNAEAVFQEKITVLPDNKAMKGTRINLEIMKLQINAGKKSKIRPADIVGALTNIAGMTAADIGIINILDELSYVEILNFKGSLVLEALQTTPLKGKLRKVRKVNR, from the coding sequence ATGCACCAGGTTTCTTTTGACCAATATCCGTTAAGTCCGGAAATATTAAAAGCCCTTCAGCTGCTGAACTATGACAAGCCTACGAACGTCCAGAAACAGGTCATCCCATTGTTTCTGGCGCAAAAAGATGTGATTGTTAAATCTCAGACCGGCAGCGGCAAGACGGCCGCTTTTGCTATTCCGCTTTGCCAGATGGTGGATTGGGAAGAAAATAAACCCCAGGCCCTGATCATCACGCCAACGAGAGAACTGGCCATCCAGGTCAAAGAGGATCTGTTTCATATCGGCCGTTTTAAAAGACTAAAAATTGCTGCGGTATACGGCAAATCTCCTTTCTATTATCAGGAGAAAGAGCTGAAGCAAAAAACGCATATTGTGGTGGGAACGCCTGGCCGGCTGATCGATCATTTTCAGAAAGGGACGCTGGATACTTCTTGTATCAAATACCTGGTTATTGACGAAGCGGATGAACTGATGAATATGGGCTTTCTGGAACAGACGGAAACCATCCTTGGCAGCTTGTCTGCCGACCGCGTAACAGCCCTGCTGTCGGCCACGATGCCTTCTGATGTCAGAACACTGTGTGATCATTATTTGCGCGAGCCAGTCTATGTAGAAACGCAAGAAGAAACATCCGCTGCGGAAAGAATCTCCCAGGAAAGATACCTCATTGCCAGACAGGATAAAATAAAGCTTCTTAAAGATCTTTCAGTCACTGAGAATCCCGATAGCTGTCTGATTTTCTGCAATACCAAACATCAGGTGGATGAGGTCTATGCGGAATTGAAATTGCTCGATTATCCCTGCGCCAAAATTCATGGCGGTATGGAACAAGGGCACCGCCTGAGTGTCATGGATGATTTTAAACGGGGTTATTTTCGGTACCTGATTGCAACAGATGTGGCAGCCCGGGGGATTGATATCGAAGATATTTCACTCGTCATTAACTTTGATCTGCCGCAGGAAAAGGAAAGCTATGTACACCGGATTGGCAGAACAGGGCGTTTGAATAAAAACGGCAAAGCAATCTCTTTTGTTACCAAAGAAGATGACATTTACCTGCAGGATATACAGAAATATGTTGGACAGGAGATCCCACTGAAACAAAGACCTTCTCAGGATACTGTCCGCAATGCCGAAGCCGTCTTTCAGGAGAAAATAACCGTTTTGCCGGATAATAAAGCCATGAAAGGCACCCGGATCAATTTGGAAATCATGAAGCTCCAGATCAATGCCGGAAAGAAATCCAAGATCCGGCCGGCGGATATTGTGGGCGCACTGACGAATATTGCGGGTATGACTGCGGCTGACATCGGGATTATCAATATTTTGGATGAATTGAGTTATGTGGAAATCCTGAACTTTAAAGGGTCACTTGTCCTTGAAGCCTTGCAAACAACGCCGCTCAAAGGTAAACTGCGGAAAGTAAGAAAAGTGAATCGCTGA
- a CDS encoding EAL and HDOD domain-containing protein has product MKVRFVAEKIETREEFQRAYEMGYDYFQGYFFSKPSIINSKEIVSLNSNILKIIQELKMPEPNYTVIGNIVQSDLGLTYKIFKLANSTYLGTKNKINSIPQALAHLGLKELYRWSSIIMLKDLQNIENAELIKLSLIRGKLMELLASELGDKTSSSEFFFTGMFSSIDILLNKSMEQVLHGLSLPDHVKLALLGQDNKQRRLLDFIIDFEK; this is encoded by the coding sequence ATGAAAGTGAGGTTTGTCGCTGAGAAAATTGAAACGCGGGAAGAATTTCAGCGCGCTTATGAAATGGGATATGATTATTTTCAAGGTTATTTTTTCAGCAAACCTTCGATCATTAATTCTAAAGAGATTGTATCACTGAACAGCAATATATTGAAAATCATTCAGGAACTCAAAATGCCTGAACCGAACTATACGGTGATTGGCAATATTGTTCAAAGTGATCTCGGCCTGACCTATAAAATTTTTAAACTTGCCAACTCCACATATCTTGGGACAAAAAATAAAATCAATTCTATCCCACAGGCGCTCGCCCACCTTGGCTTAAAAGAACTGTACCGCTGGAGCTCAATCATCATGCTGAAAGATCTGCAAAATATCGAAAACGCGGAACTGATCAAATTGTCACTTATCCGAGGAAAACTAATGGAACTTTTAGCTTCAGAACTGGGAGATAAAACGAGCAGTTCTGAATTCTTTTTTACTGGGATGTTTTCTTCCATTGACATTCTGCTGAACAAAAGCATGGAGCAGGTGCTCCATGGCCTTTCCCTACCGGATCATGTAAAACTGGCCTTGCTCGGCCAGGATAATAAACAACGGCGCTTATTGGATTTCATCATTGACTTTGAAAAGTGA
- the ade gene encoding adenine deaminase codes for MLNDCVLNFLVKDFQEKTAELAQTAMGILKADTVIRGGRIINVNTCEIEENKDVAIKHGRIVLVGNAAPAIGEQTKIIDASGYTLAPGFLDGHLHVESSMVTLREFTRAVLPQGTTCIVMDPHEIANVFGLEGVKMMVEEGQAMPLKVFATMPSCVPAAPGFEDAGAIIGPAEIEEALQDSRIIGLGEMMNYPAVISGDAQVHAELKVTLNAGKPVTGHYASADLEKGLQAYAAAGILSCHESTTREDALARMRLGMYAKLREGSAWQDVKETVRAITENKVDSRYAVLVTDDVHPHTLLAKGHLNHVIRQAIRQGVNPVTAIQMATINPAQCFGLDRHLGSISPGRCADIVFLRDLAEVTVEKVMIDGEIIAEQGRMLAEISSVSYPEKFRSSVHLSHKLKSGDFIIKAPEGRTTVRAHVIEIKEAQAGTLHRVIEMGTAQGQVCPDITADIAKVMVLERHGGPGNYGLGYVKGFQMKSGAVASTVAHDGHNLIIIGVNDADMALAGNTLADLGGGMATVRDGKVLAILPLPIAGLMSDRPVEEVAGMVTQLDKAWKELGCSLASPFMTMALLSLPVIPELRLTNRGLIDCLNFSFLSLLE; via the coding sequence GTGTTGAATGATTGTGTACTCAATTTTCTCGTGAAAGATTTTCAGGAGAAAACAGCCGAACTGGCTCAAACCGCCATGGGTATCCTGAAAGCGGACACGGTGATCCGGGGCGGCCGCATCATCAATGTAAATACTTGTGAAATCGAAGAAAACAAGGACGTCGCGATCAAACACGGCCGGATTGTCCTAGTCGGTAATGCCGCGCCTGCTATCGGGGAACAGACGAAGATCATCGATGCCTCGGGCTATACGCTGGCACCGGGTTTTCTGGACGGACATCTGCATGTCGAGAGCAGCATGGTCACGCTGAGGGAATTCACCAGAGCTGTCCTGCCGCAGGGAACGACGTGCATTGTGATGGACCCGCATGAGATTGCCAATGTCTTCGGTCTGGAAGGCGTTAAGATGATGGTCGAAGAAGGACAGGCCATGCCACTTAAAGTATTTGCAACAATGCCGTCCTGTGTACCTGCTGCTCCGGGTTTTGAAGATGCCGGAGCGATCATCGGCCCGGCTGAAATCGAAGAAGCCTTGCAGGACAGCAGGATCATCGGGCTCGGGGAAATGATGAATTATCCGGCAGTCATCTCTGGTGATGCGCAGGTTCATGCCGAATTAAAGGTAACGCTGAACGCCGGCAAGCCGGTTACCGGGCATTACGCTTCTGCTGATCTCGAAAAAGGATTGCAGGCTTATGCAGCAGCCGGGATCCTGTCCTGCCATGAAAGTACGACCAGGGAGGATGCCCTGGCCCGGATGCGTCTCGGTATGTATGCCAAACTGCGGGAAGGCTCAGCCTGGCAGGACGTTAAGGAAACCGTCCGGGCCATTACTGAAAACAAAGTAGATTCCCGGTATGCCGTGCTGGTGACGGACGATGTGCATCCGCATACCCTTTTGGCCAAAGGACACCTCAACCATGTGATCCGCCAGGCGATTCGCCAGGGTGTCAATCCGGTTACGGCGATTCAAATGGCAACCATTAATCCTGCTCAGTGTTTCGGGCTTGACCGGCATCTCGGGAGTATCTCACCTGGCAGATGTGCAGATATTGTTTTTCTGCGTGACCTCGCGGAAGTCACCGTAGAAAAAGTAATGATAGACGGGGAAATCATAGCAGAACAAGGACGGATGCTGGCTGAAATTTCGTCCGTCAGCTATCCGGAGAAGTTCCGCAGTTCCGTTCATCTGTCCCATAAACTGAAATCCGGAGACTTCATCATCAAAGCTCCGGAAGGAAGAACGACGGTCAGGGCGCACGTCATCGAGATCAAAGAAGCCCAGGCCGGAACCCTTCATCGCGTGATCGAGATGGGAACAGCGCAAGGGCAGGTATGTCCTGACATTACAGCCGATATTGCCAAGGTTATGGTCCTGGAAAGGCACGGCGGCCCGGGAAATTACGGCCTCGGGTATGTCAAGGGTTTCCAGATGAAGAGCGGGGCAGTCGCATCAACAGTGGCTCATGACGGTCATAATCTGATCATCATCGGTGTAAATGACGCGGATATGGCGCTTGCCGGCAATACACTGGCAGACCTTGGCGGCGGTATGGCCACTGTGAGGGATGGGAAAGTGCTGGCCATACTGCCACTGCCGATCGCCGGCTTAATGTCGGACAGACCGGTCGAGGAAGTGGCCGGAATGGTGACTCAGCTTGATAAAGCCTGGAAAGAGCTTGGATGCAGTTTGGCCTCGCCATTTATGACCATGGCGCTCTTAAGTCTGCCTGTTATCCCGGAACTGCGCCTGACGAACCGTGGACTGATTGATTGTCTGAACTTTTCATTCCTGTCTTTGCTCGAATGA
- a CDS encoding class I adenylate-forming enzyme family protein encodes MPITELLVRNAALYGQEKCLTEINLDLQESHKITWREYELIENNPAGEYRLEMTWRVFDEKANRMANLLLKRGIKKGDKVAILLMNCLEWLPIYFGILKSGAVAVPLNFRYTAEEIKYCLELSDTIALIFGPEFIGRVETIYDQIPKVKTLLFAGENRPSFAENYDRLAANSSSEVPQVVLSDDDDAAVYFSSGTTGFPKAILHTHRSLMSACYTEQNHHGQTRDDNFLCIPPLYHTGAKMHWFGSLLSGSKAVLLRGVKPEWILKTISEEKITIAWLLVPWAQDILDAIESGKVKLEDYELSQWRLMHIGAQPVPPSLIRRWKNYFPNHLYDTNYGLSESIGPGCVHLGLENIHKVGAIGVPGYQWEVQITDENGCPVQQGQVGELRVKGPGVMKCYYNDPEATAVALKDGWLLTGDVARMDEAGFIYLVDRKKDVIISGGENIYPVQIEDFLRAHTSIKDVAVIGLPDPRLGEITAAIIELKPGSICTEEDISVFCAPMPRYKRPRRIIFDKVPRNPTGKIEKPRLREKYGAATLIAAQTENSL; translated from the coding sequence ATGCCCATTACTGAATTGTTGGTACGCAACGCAGCGTTGTACGGACAGGAGAAATGTCTGACCGAGATTAATCTGGATCTTCAGGAAAGCCATAAAATCACCTGGAGAGAGTATGAACTGATCGAAAATAATCCGGCAGGGGAATACCGGCTGGAAATGACCTGGCGGGTTTTTGACGAGAAAGCGAACCGTATGGCGAATCTGCTTCTGAAAAGAGGCATTAAGAAAGGCGATAAAGTCGCCATTTTATTAATGAATTGCCTGGAATGGCTGCCGATTTACTTCGGTATCTTAAAATCCGGCGCCGTTGCAGTCCCTTTAAATTTTCGCTACACAGCTGAAGAAATCAAATACTGCCTGGAATTGTCCGATACAATTGCGTTGATCTTTGGACCGGAATTTATTGGCCGTGTGGAAACGATTTACGATCAGATCCCTAAAGTCAAAACGCTTTTATTTGCGGGTGAAAACCGTCCGTCCTTCGCAGAGAATTACGACCGGCTGGCAGCGAACAGTTCCTCGGAGGTGCCGCAAGTTGTACTGTCTGACGATGATGATGCGGCCGTCTACTTTTCTTCCGGGACGACCGGCTTCCCGAAAGCCATCCTCCATACACACCGGAGCTTAATGTCGGCCTGTTATACGGAACAAAACCATCATGGACAGACCCGTGACGACAATTTCCTGTGCATACCGCCGCTTTATCACACCGGTGCCAAAATGCACTGGTTCGGCAGCCTGCTCTCAGGCAGCAAAGCTGTCCTGCTGCGCGGCGTCAAACCGGAGTGGATTCTGAAGACGATCAGCGAGGAAAAAATCACCATCGCCTGGCTTCTCGTTCCATGGGCCCAGGATATCCTGGATGCGATTGAGAGCGGCAAAGTTAAGCTGGAGGATTATGAGCTCTCTCAATGGCGCCTGATGCATATAGGGGCCCAGCCGGTACCTCCCAGCCTGATCCGCCGCTGGAAAAACTATTTTCCAAATCATCTGTACGATACGAATTACGGCCTGAGTGAGTCCATCGGACCGGGCTGTGTGCATCTTGGCCTAGAGAACATCCATAAAGTGGGCGCGATTGGGGTACCCGGTTATCAGTGGGAAGTTCAAATTACTGACGAAAACGGCTGTCCGGTCCAACAGGGTCAGGTAGGGGAACTGAGGGTCAAAGGTCCGGGTGTCATGAAATGCTACTACAACGACCCTGAAGCCACGGCTGTAGCCCTGAAAGACGGCTGGTTGCTGACCGGTGATGTGGCCAGGATGGATGAGGCCGGCTTTATATATTTGGTCGATAGGAAAAAAGATGTGATCATCAGCGGCGGCGAAAATATTTATCCGGTTCAGATCGAAGACTTCCTGCGTGCACATACGTCGATTAAGGATGTCGCAGTGATTGGTCTGCCTGATCCGCGCCTGGGTGAGATTACCGCAGCAATCATCGAACTCAAACCGGGAAGTATCTGCACAGAAGAAGATATCAGCGTTTTCTGTGCACCAATGCCCCGCTATAAACGTCCGCGCCGGATTATCTTCGACAAGGTCCCGCGCAATCCAACCGGTAAGATTGAGAAACCGCGTTTAAGGGAAAAATACGGGGCAGCCACCCTGATTGCCGCCCAGACAGAAAACAGTCTATAG